The following coding sequences lie in one Victivallis lenta genomic window:
- a CDS encoding cysteine desulfurase family protein: MIYLDHAAAARPPREILDFYRACLEESYANQEAAHRLGYDARRRLDAAAEQLSTALAGGRRYDVVWGMSGTELFNLIADSPFAAGKRVVSSRLEHPALTANLRRTAGALTLLPAGRDGGISAGSVPADFTAFHLVQSELGRIQDVAALAGIAPGAVRMLDAIQAAGRFPIPAGTAELIVVSGHKFGSPGGAAILVDPAAKCARPFQKFARRYRHEDYRIGRPEAPVLLAMAYAAELRCRELERNAAKARGLNRLLRSGLSGLLLPGGKRSFCTIPEEVASPWILHVTLPGVETGVLVRMLSEAGIMAAAGSACSSESREPSPALLAIGFRRADAWSGLRVSLGPDSSGGDAEKLIKAVRNVLKNW; encoded by the coding sequence ATGATCTATCTGGACCATGCGGCGGCGGCGCGGCCGCCGCGCGAAATACTCGATTTTTACCGGGCGTGTCTCGAGGAATCCTATGCGAACCAGGAGGCGGCGCACCGGCTCGGTTACGACGCGCGGCGGCGGCTCGATGCGGCCGCGGAACAGCTTTCGACCGCCCTCGCCGGCGGCCGCCGGTACGACGTCGTCTGGGGGATGAGCGGGACCGAACTTTTCAATCTGATCGCCGACTCCCCGTTCGCCGCGGGGAAGCGGGTGGTCTCCTCCCGGCTCGAGCACCCGGCGCTCACGGCGAACCTGCGCCGGACCGCCGGAGCCCTGACGCTGCTGCCGGCCGGGCGGGACGGCGGCATTTCCGCCGGGAGCGTTCCGGCCGACTTCACGGCTTTCCATCTCGTGCAGAGCGAGCTCGGCCGGATTCAGGACGTCGCAGCCCTCGCCGGAATCGCTCCGGGGGCAGTCCGCATGCTCGATGCGATCCAGGCGGCGGGGCGGTTCCCGATTCCGGCCGGAACGGCGGAGCTTATCGTCGTTTCGGGGCATAAATTCGGTTCGCCGGGAGGTGCGGCGATTCTTGTCGACCCGGCGGCGAAGTGCGCCCGGCCGTTTCAGAAATTCGCGCGCCGCTACCGGCATGAGGACTACCGCATCGGCCGGCCCGAGGCGCCGGTTCTTCTCGCCATGGCTTATGCGGCGGAGCTGCGCTGCCGGGAGCTCGAACGGAATGCCGCAAAGGCGCGCGGACTGAACCGGCTGCTCCGCTCCGGTCTTTCGGGGCTGCTTCTGCCGGGCGGGAAGCGGAGTTTCTGCACGATCCCCGAAGAGGTCGCTTCGCCGTGGATTCTGCATGTGACGCTGCCCGGAGTCGAAACCGGCGTTCTCGTCCGCATGCTGTCGGAGGCCGGAATCATGGCGGCCGCCGGGAGCGCCTGTTCCTCCGAAAGCCGGGAGCCGTCGCCGGCGCTGCTCGCCATCGGCTTCCGCCGCGCCGACGCCTGGTCCGGGCTCCGCGTCAGCCTCGGGCCGGACTCCTCCGGCGGCGATGCGGAAAAGTTGATCAAAGCAGTTCGGAACGTGTTGAAAAACTGGTAA
- the nifS gene encoding cysteine desulfurase NifS translates to MNKNKVIYLDNNATTAVDPEVFEAMRPFFCERYGNPSSIHRFGGSVAAEIEEARRRVADLLGSSFRDSDGNASEIIFTSCGSEGDNAAINAAVYARPGRNKIVTTIVEHPGVLAYCKELSRRGFEIEYIPVDERGRLDLAYAERAIDEATAVVSVMWANNETGTIFPVETVAGMAHAKGALFHSDAVQAAGKVPIRLDSSEIDFLTISGHKLHAPKGVGALFVRRGTRFKPLIFGGHQEKGRRGGTENVASIIGLGKACELAARNLAVESVQLTRLRDRLEAGIRERISHIRINGDLANRLPNTSSVSFEYIEGESILMLLDMLNICASSGSACTTGSLEPSHVLRAMNLPYTAAHGTIRFSLSKYNTEDEIDFVAESLPPIIERLREISPYWEERNK, encoded by the coding sequence ATGAATAAAAATAAAGTCATTTACCTGGACAACAACGCCACGACCGCCGTCGACCCGGAGGTGTTCGAGGCGATGCGTCCGTTTTTCTGCGAACGTTACGGCAATCCTTCGAGCATCCACCGTTTCGGCGGCAGCGTCGCCGCCGAGATCGAGGAGGCGCGGCGCCGGGTGGCCGATCTGCTCGGCTCGAGTTTCCGCGACAGCGACGGAAACGCCTCCGAAATCATCTTCACGAGCTGCGGCAGCGAGGGCGACAACGCCGCGATCAACGCGGCGGTTTACGCCCGCCCCGGTCGGAACAAGATCGTGACCACCATCGTCGAACACCCCGGCGTGCTGGCCTACTGCAAGGAGCTTTCGCGCCGCGGCTTCGAGATCGAATACATCCCGGTCGACGAGCGCGGCCGGCTCGACCTCGCTTATGCCGAACGGGCGATCGACGAAGCGACGGCCGTAGTCTCCGTCATGTGGGCGAACAACGAAACCGGCACGATTTTTCCGGTCGAAACCGTCGCCGGAATGGCGCATGCGAAAGGCGCGCTGTTTCATTCCGACGCGGTGCAGGCCGCCGGCAAAGTGCCGATCCGCCTCGATTCGAGCGAAATCGATTTCCTGACCATTTCCGGCCATAAGCTCCACGCGCCGAAGGGCGTCGGGGCTCTGTTCGTCCGCCGCGGGACCCGGTTCAAGCCGCTGATCTTCGGCGGCCATCAGGAGAAGGGCAGACGGGGCGGCACCGAAAACGTCGCCTCGATCATCGGCCTCGGCAAAGCGTGCGAGCTGGCTGCCCGCAACCTCGCGGTCGAAAGCGTGCAGCTGACGCGCCTGCGCGACCGGCTCGAGGCCGGAATCCGCGAGAGGATCAGTCACATCCGCATCAACGGCGACCTGGCGAACCGGCTGCCGAACACCTCGTCGGTCAGCTTCGAATACATCGAAGGGGAATCGATCCTGATGCTCCTCGACATGCTGAACATCTGCGCCTCGAGCGGCTCCGCCTGCACGACGGGGAGCCTCGAACCGTCGCATGTGCTCCGGGCGATGAACCTGCCCTACACAGCCGCCCACGGAACGATCCGCTTCAGTCTGTCGAAATACAACACGGAAGATGAGATCGATTTCGTGGCGGAGTCCCTGCCGCCGATCATCGAGCGGCTGCGGGAAATTTCTCCCTACTGGGAGGAACGGAACAAATGA